The proteins below come from a single Serratia fonticola genomic window:
- the oppC gene encoding oligopeptide ABC transporter permease OppC: MLTKKNSEALENFSEQLEVEGRSLWQDARRRFMHNRAAVTSLFVLALITLFVICAPWLSQFAYDDTDWAMMSAAPNLESGHYFGTDSSGRDLLVRVAIGGRISLMVGVAAALVAVVLGTLYGSLSGYLGGKTDSVMMRLLEILNSFPFMFFVILLVTFFGQNILLIFVAIGMVSWLDMARIVRGQTLSLKRKEFIEAALVCGVSTRNIVLRHIVPNVLGVVVVYASLLVPSMILFESFLSFLGLGTQEPLSSWGALLSDGANSMEVSPWLLLFPACFLVITLFCFNFIGDGLRDALDPKDR, encoded by the coding sequence ATGTTGACGAAAAAGAACAGCGAAGCTCTGGAAAACTTCAGCGAACAGCTGGAAGTTGAAGGGCGCAGTCTGTGGCAGGACGCTCGCCGCCGCTTTATGCACAACCGTGCGGCGGTGACCAGCCTGTTTGTGTTAGCGCTGATCACCCTGTTTGTGATCTGTGCCCCCTGGCTGTCGCAGTTTGCTTATGATGACACCGATTGGGCAATGATGTCAGCCGCGCCTAACCTAGAGTCCGGGCACTATTTCGGTACCGACTCCTCAGGGCGTGACTTGCTGGTACGCGTGGCCATTGGTGGGCGAATCTCGCTGATGGTGGGGGTCGCTGCGGCGCTGGTGGCCGTGGTCTTGGGTACTTTGTACGGTTCACTTTCTGGCTATCTGGGCGGCAAGACCGACTCGGTGATGATGCGTTTGCTGGAGATTCTGAACTCCTTCCCGTTCATGTTCTTTGTGATCCTGCTGGTGACCTTCTTTGGGCAAAACATCCTGCTGATCTTTGTGGCGATCGGCATGGTGTCGTGGCTGGATATGGCACGTATTGTGCGCGGGCAGACGCTCAGCCTGAAACGTAAAGAGTTTATCGAAGCGGCGCTGGTGTGCGGCGTATCGACTCGCAATATCGTCCTGCGGCATATCGTGCCGAACGTACTGGGCGTGGTGGTGGTATACGCCTCGCTGCTGGTGCCGAGCATGATCCTGTTTGAATCCTTCCTCAGCTTCCTGGGGCTGGGAACTCAGGAGCCGTTGAGCAGTTGGGGCGCATTGTTGAGCGATGGTGCCAACTCGATGGAAGTATCACCGTGGTTGCTGCTGTTCCCAGCCTGTTTCCTGGTTATCACTCTGTTTTGTTTCAACTTTATCGGCGATGGCCTGCGTGATGCCCTCGACCCGAAAGATCGTTAA